A part of Neovison vison isolate M4711 chromosome 6, ASM_NN_V1, whole genome shotgun sequence genomic DNA contains:
- the AZI2 gene encoding 5-azacytidine-induced protein 2 isoform X1 — protein MVTPGDPVCFPSVSKHWGIETRRPRGRPYVTCLRAVMDALVEDDICILNHEKAHRRETVTPISIYSGDESVASHFALVTAYEDIKKRLKDSEKENSFLKKRIRFLEEKLIGARLDDETNSVGREQVNKAYHAYREVCIDRDNLKSKLDKMNKDNSESLKMLNEQLQSKEVELLQLRTEVETQQVIRNLNPPSSNWEVEKLSCDLKIHGLEQELELMRKECNDLKIQLQKAKQMDPSQEDNLKSSDLQRLSISSDNMQNAYWELKREMSNLHLVTQVQAELLRKLKTPTTIKKACAPVGCMEDLGKDSTKLHLANFTATYKRHSPLSPNGKSVCHTTSSPLPGDIKVLSEKAILQSWTDNERSILHDGPNFQEHSSYGRNSLEDNSWVFPSPPKSSETAFGETKNKTLPLPNLPPLHYLDQHNQNCLFKN, from the exons ATGGTGACCCCTGGCGACCCGGTTTGTTTTCCGTCCGTTTCCAAACACTGGGGAATCGAAACTCGGCGGCCCAGGGGGCGGCCCTACGTAACCTGTCTTCGGG CTGTCATGGATGCACTGGTAGAAGATGATATCTGCATTCTGAATCATGAAAAAGCACacaggagagagacagtgactCCAATCTCAATATATTCAGGAGATGAGTCTGTTGCTTCACATTTTGCCCTTGTCACTGCATATGAAGACATCAAAAAACGACTTaaggattcagagaaagagaactcattcttaaagaaaagaataagatttTTGGAAGAAAAG CTTATAGGAGCTCGATTAGATGACGAAACAAATTCTGTGGGACGTGAACAAGTAAATAAGGCCTATCATGCATATCGAGAGGTTTGCATTGATAGAGATAATTTGAAAAGCAAATTGGATAAAATG AATAAAGACAACTCTGAATCTTTGAAAATGTTGAATGAACAGCTACAATCTAAAGAAGTAGAACTGCTCCAGCTAAGGACAGAGGTGGAGACTCAGCAGG TGATAAGGAATTTAAATCCACCTTCATCAAACTGGGAGGTGGAAAAGTTGAGCTGTGACCTGAAGATCCATGGTTTGGAACAAGAGCTGGAACTGATGAGGAAAGAATGTAATGACCTCAAAATACAGCTACAAAAAGCCAAACAAATG GATCCATCTCAGGAAGACAATCTGAAGAGCAGTGATCTCCAAAGACTGAGCATTTCAAG tGATAATATGCAAAATGCATACTGGGAACTGAAGAGAGAAATGTCTAATTTACATTTGGTGACTCAAGTACAAGCTGAACTactaagaaaactgaaaacccCAACTACAATCAAAAAAG CCTGTGCCCCAGTAGGATGCATGGAAGACCTTGGGAAAGACAGCACAAAACTGCACTTGGCAAATTTTACTGCAACATACAAAAGACATTCCCCCCTCTCACCGAATGGCAAAAGTGTTTGCCATACCACATCTTCCCCTTTACCAGGAGATATAAAGGTTTTATCAGAGAAAGCAATTCTCCAATCATGGACAGATAATGAGCGATCCATTCTTCATGATGGTCCTAACTTTCAGGAACACAGCTCTTATGGCAGAAATTCTCTGGAAGATAATTCTTGGGTATTCCCAAGCCCTCCTAAATCAAGTGAGACAGCATTTggggaaactaaaaataaaactttgcctTTACCCAACCTGCCACCACTGCATTACTTGGATCAACATAATCAAAACTGTCTTTTTAAGAATTAA
- the AZI2 gene encoding 5-azacytidine-induced protein 2 isoform X3, which translates to MNKDNSESLKMLNEQLQSKEVELLQLRTEVETQQVIRNLNPPSSNWEVEKLSCDLKIHGLEQELELMRKECNDLKIQLQKAKQMDPSQEDNLKSSDLQRLSISSDNMQNAYWELKREMSNLHLVTQVQAELLRKLKTPTTIKKACAPVGCMEDLGKDSTKLHLANFTATYKRHSPLSPNGKSVCHTTSSPLPGDIKVLSEKAILQSWTDNERSILHDGPNFQEHSSYGRNSLEDNSWVFPSPPKSSETAFGETKNKTLPLPNLPPLHYLDQHNQNCLFKN; encoded by the exons ATG AATAAAGACAACTCTGAATCTTTGAAAATGTTGAATGAACAGCTACAATCTAAAGAAGTAGAACTGCTCCAGCTAAGGACAGAGGTGGAGACTCAGCAGG TGATAAGGAATTTAAATCCACCTTCATCAAACTGGGAGGTGGAAAAGTTGAGCTGTGACCTGAAGATCCATGGTTTGGAACAAGAGCTGGAACTGATGAGGAAAGAATGTAATGACCTCAAAATACAGCTACAAAAAGCCAAACAAATG GATCCATCTCAGGAAGACAATCTGAAGAGCAGTGATCTCCAAAGACTGAGCATTTCAAG tGATAATATGCAAAATGCATACTGGGAACTGAAGAGAGAAATGTCTAATTTACATTTGGTGACTCAAGTACAAGCTGAACTactaagaaaactgaaaacccCAACTACAATCAAAAAAG CCTGTGCCCCAGTAGGATGCATGGAAGACCTTGGGAAAGACAGCACAAAACTGCACTTGGCAAATTTTACTGCAACATACAAAAGACATTCCCCCCTCTCACCGAATGGCAAAAGTGTTTGCCATACCACATCTTCCCCTTTACCAGGAGATATAAAGGTTTTATCAGAGAAAGCAATTCTCCAATCATGGACAGATAATGAGCGATCCATTCTTCATGATGGTCCTAACTTTCAGGAACACAGCTCTTATGGCAGAAATTCTCTGGAAGATAATTCTTGGGTATTCCCAAGCCCTCCTAAATCAAGTGAGACAGCATTTggggaaactaaaaataaaactttgcctTTACCCAACCTGCCACCACTGCATTACTTGGATCAACATAATCAAAACTGTCTTTTTAAGAATTAA
- the AZI2 gene encoding 5-azacytidine-induced protein 2 isoform X2: MYRATVMDALVEDDICILNHEKAHRRETVTPISIYSGDESVASHFALVTAYEDIKKRLKDSEKENSFLKKRIRFLEEKLIGARLDDETNSVGREQVNKAYHAYREVCIDRDNLKSKLDKMNKDNSESLKMLNEQLQSKEVELLQLRTEVETQQVIRNLNPPSSNWEVEKLSCDLKIHGLEQELELMRKECNDLKIQLQKAKQMDPSQEDNLKSSDLQRLSISSDNMQNAYWELKREMSNLHLVTQVQAELLRKLKTPTTIKKACAPVGCMEDLGKDSTKLHLANFTATYKRHSPLSPNGKSVCHTTSSPLPGDIKVLSEKAILQSWTDNERSILHDGPNFQEHSSYGRNSLEDNSWVFPSPPKSSETAFGETKNKTLPLPNLPPLHYLDQHNQNCLFKN, from the exons ATGTACAGAGCAA CTGTCATGGATGCACTGGTAGAAGATGATATCTGCATTCTGAATCATGAAAAAGCACacaggagagagacagtgactCCAATCTCAATATATTCAGGAGATGAGTCTGTTGCTTCACATTTTGCCCTTGTCACTGCATATGAAGACATCAAAAAACGACTTaaggattcagagaaagagaactcattcttaaagaaaagaataagatttTTGGAAGAAAAG CTTATAGGAGCTCGATTAGATGACGAAACAAATTCTGTGGGACGTGAACAAGTAAATAAGGCCTATCATGCATATCGAGAGGTTTGCATTGATAGAGATAATTTGAAAAGCAAATTGGATAAAATG AATAAAGACAACTCTGAATCTTTGAAAATGTTGAATGAACAGCTACAATCTAAAGAAGTAGAACTGCTCCAGCTAAGGACAGAGGTGGAGACTCAGCAGG TGATAAGGAATTTAAATCCACCTTCATCAAACTGGGAGGTGGAAAAGTTGAGCTGTGACCTGAAGATCCATGGTTTGGAACAAGAGCTGGAACTGATGAGGAAAGAATGTAATGACCTCAAAATACAGCTACAAAAAGCCAAACAAATG GATCCATCTCAGGAAGACAATCTGAAGAGCAGTGATCTCCAAAGACTGAGCATTTCAAG tGATAATATGCAAAATGCATACTGGGAACTGAAGAGAGAAATGTCTAATTTACATTTGGTGACTCAAGTACAAGCTGAACTactaagaaaactgaaaacccCAACTACAATCAAAAAAG CCTGTGCCCCAGTAGGATGCATGGAAGACCTTGGGAAAGACAGCACAAAACTGCACTTGGCAAATTTTACTGCAACATACAAAAGACATTCCCCCCTCTCACCGAATGGCAAAAGTGTTTGCCATACCACATCTTCCCCTTTACCAGGAGATATAAAGGTTTTATCAGAGAAAGCAATTCTCCAATCATGGACAGATAATGAGCGATCCATTCTTCATGATGGTCCTAACTTTCAGGAACACAGCTCTTATGGCAGAAATTCTCTGGAAGATAATTCTTGGGTATTCCCAAGCCCTCCTAAATCAAGTGAGACAGCATTTggggaaactaaaaataaaactttgcctTTACCCAACCTGCCACCACTGCATTACTTGGATCAACATAATCAAAACTGTCTTTTTAAGAATTAA